A region from the Mycolicibacterium litorale genome encodes:
- a CDS encoding acyl-CoA synthetase, whose product MNLFALLDQAAARFGDRGAVYCGERRVVTWAGLRERALRLAGSLQGAPGTRIAVASENRPEIVELMFGIWAAEFVYVPINYKLHPREMADIVVDSGAAQVFASPKIAARLDLDVPVETVGGESYEQWFRTEPAAAPDTDPAALAWLFYTSGTTGRSKGAMLSHRNLMAMTVAHLADFDAPDQDCSLVHGAPMSHGSGLYIPPYVLRGARQVIPESGAFDPGEFLDLCEHHPGCSAFLAPTMVQRLVATGRDRPRHLRTVVYGGGPMYVDSLKKAMTAFGPIFTQLYGQGEAPMTITGLRRADHLCADDAILGSVGYARSGVDVAVVREDGTPAAIGEIGEIVCCGDVVMSGYWNNPAATAATLRGGWLHTGDMGSFDDRGYLTLRDRSKDVVISGGSNIYPREVEEVLIEHPGVTEACVVGAPDEEWGEVVVAFIVGTADPAELDAHLLTRIARFKRPKRYEFLDELPKNSYGKVLKRALREQLAQ is encoded by the coding sequence GTGAACCTGTTCGCGCTGCTCGACCAGGCCGCCGCGCGATTCGGCGACCGCGGTGCGGTGTACTGCGGTGAGCGACGGGTCGTCACGTGGGCGGGACTGCGGGAGCGCGCACTGCGACTGGCCGGCTCCCTGCAGGGCGCGCCGGGTACCCGGATCGCGGTGGCCTCGGAGAACCGCCCGGAGATCGTCGAGCTGATGTTCGGGATCTGGGCCGCGGAGTTCGTGTACGTCCCGATCAACTACAAGCTGCACCCGCGGGAGATGGCCGACATCGTCGTCGATTCCGGTGCGGCACAGGTGTTCGCGTCCCCGAAGATCGCCGCGCGGCTCGACCTGGACGTGCCGGTCGAGACGGTCGGCGGCGAATCGTACGAGCAGTGGTTCCGCACCGAACCCGCCGCCGCGCCGGACACCGACCCGGCCGCACTGGCGTGGCTGTTCTACACCAGCGGCACGACGGGCCGCTCCAAGGGCGCGATGCTCTCGCACCGCAACCTGATGGCGATGACGGTGGCCCACCTCGCGGATTTCGATGCGCCGGACCAGGATTGCAGCCTGGTCCACGGTGCGCCGATGTCGCACGGATCGGGCCTCTACATCCCGCCGTATGTGTTGCGGGGGGCCCGGCAGGTGATCCCGGAGTCCGGGGCGTTCGACCCCGGCGAATTCCTCGACCTGTGCGAACACCATCCCGGCTGCAGCGCCTTCCTCGCGCCCACGATGGTGCAACGCCTGGTGGCAACCGGCCGCGACCGCCCGCGCCACCTGCGCACCGTCGTCTACGGCGGCGGACCGATGTACGTCGACAGCCTCAAGAAGGCGATGACCGCGTTCGGCCCGATCTTCACCCAGCTCTACGGGCAGGGTGAGGCGCCGATGACGATCACCGGGCTGCGCCGGGCCGACCACCTCTGCGCGGACGATGCGATCCTCGGATCGGTGGGGTACGCGCGCTCCGGCGTCGACGTCGCGGTGGTACGCGAGGACGGCACACCGGCCGCGATCGGCGAGATCGGCGAGATCGTCTGCTGCGGCGACGTCGTCATGTCCGGGTACTGGAACAACCCCGCGGCCACCGCGGCGACACTGCGGGGAGGCTGGCTGCACACCGGAGACATGGGCTCGTTCGACGACCGCGGCTACCTCACGTTGCGGGACCGGTCGAAGGACGTGGTGATCAGCGGCGGCAGCAACATCTACCCCCGCGAGGTCGAGGAGGTGCTCATCGAGCATCCCGGCGTGACCGAAGCCTGCGTGGTCGGCGCACCGGACGAGGAGTGGGGTGAGGTCGTCGTCGCCTTCATCGTCGGCACGGCCGATCCGGCGGAGCTCGATGCGCACCTGCTGACCCGCATCGCCCGGTTCAAGCGGCCCAAACGGTACGAGTTCCTCGACGAGCTGCCGAAGAACAGCTACGGCAAGGTGCTCAAGCGGGCGTTACGGGAGCAGTTGGCGCAGTGA
- a CDS encoding nitric oxide reductase activation protein NorD, whose amino-acid sequence MSDLSDAHAMTVERRCALIAVALSGRRRAGAQLVTGHHRGFGLSAALDMVRVPYPAMCRDWTPRSLTCGVALQCSPTKDALTGYRLNELTTRELLALTLVEAGAAARWVASNWPGLIRELQRLLPDLVAASTDLDGAQMLEHAVTLARTGRPLIVDPLLGNLPRAYTEPRGVADTLRRTLGRLPWTTTQKRLPRPYSVPAGGDGGVRNTNLPPPSRPQDNDVDITPDHRPGIPYPEWNAWTSSFIPDHVAVVERNHASRIRRPAPSSAELRMWFEEHTHRAMRNRLEDGSDLDVAQYVDHFIDVRTGEAVEPRVFRELLPSSRDVTTALLLDGSSSLGVHGGTIFRLELACADALSRAMTAARERHGIFVFTGNTRHRVEVSCLKDFGERRFVPPGSLGLTAGGYTRLGAPLRHLTSRVLAQPSERRLIIVIGDGLISDEGYEGRYAWADAAHAVDEAAEAGVSMYYVGVGPARVDPLPEVFGPKRSQRIRRVDDLPRVLAHVHRELVSA is encoded by the coding sequence ATGTCCGATCTGTCCGATGCCCACGCCATGACGGTAGAGCGACGCTGCGCGCTCATCGCCGTCGCACTGAGCGGACGTCGCCGCGCGGGCGCTCAACTGGTGACCGGACACCATCGCGGATTCGGCCTCAGCGCCGCACTCGACATGGTCCGTGTCCCCTACCCCGCAATGTGTCGCGACTGGACCCCGCGATCGCTGACGTGCGGTGTGGCGCTGCAATGCTCCCCCACCAAGGACGCTCTCACCGGTTACCGGTTGAACGAGCTGACCACGCGGGAACTCCTCGCGCTGACCCTCGTGGAGGCCGGTGCCGCGGCCCGCTGGGTCGCCTCGAACTGGCCGGGGCTGATCCGCGAGCTGCAACGGTTACTTCCCGATCTCGTCGCCGCGTCGACCGACCTGGACGGCGCGCAGATGCTCGAACATGCGGTCACGCTGGCGCGCACGGGCCGGCCGCTGATCGTCGATCCGCTGCTGGGAAACTTGCCGCGCGCCTACACCGAGCCCCGTGGCGTGGCCGACACCTTACGGCGCACCCTCGGCAGGCTTCCGTGGACGACCACTCAGAAGCGGCTTCCGCGTCCGTATTCCGTTCCGGCGGGCGGGGATGGCGGTGTGCGCAATACGAATCTGCCACCACCGAGCCGACCGCAGGACAACGATGTCGACATCACCCCGGACCACCGGCCCGGCATCCCGTATCCGGAGTGGAATGCCTGGACGAGCAGCTTCATACCCGACCACGTCGCGGTGGTGGAACGCAACCACGCCAGTCGGATCCGCCGACCCGCGCCGAGCTCTGCCGAGCTGCGCATGTGGTTCGAGGAGCACACTCACCGAGCCATGCGCAACCGGTTGGAGGACGGGTCGGATCTCGATGTCGCACAGTACGTCGACCACTTCATCGATGTGCGGACAGGTGAGGCCGTCGAGCCCCGGGTGTTCCGGGAGTTGCTGCCCAGCAGCCGCGATGTGACCACTGCACTGCTGCTGGACGGCAGCTCGTCGCTGGGCGTGCACGGCGGCACGATCTTCCGGTTGGAGCTGGCCTGCGCCGACGCGCTGTCGCGGGCGATGACGGCAGCCCGGGAACGCCACGGCATCTTCGTCTTCACCGGCAACACCCGCCATCGGGTGGAAGTGAGCTGCCTCAAGGACTTCGGGGAACGCCGGTTCGTCCCGCCAGGAAGCCTCGGGCTGACGGCCGGCGGATACACCCGCCTCGGAGCGCCGTTGCGGCACCTGACCAGCCGTGTGCTCGCGCAGCCGTCCGAGCGGCGGTTGATCATCGTCATCGGCGACGGCCTGATCTCCGACGAAGGGTACGAGGGCCGCTACGCCTGGGCCGATGCCGCGCACGCCGTCGACGAAGCGGCCGAAGCCGGAGTGTCCATGTACTACGTCGGTGTCGGCCCCGCCCGCGTCGACCCGCTGCCGGAGGTGTTCGGCCCGAAGCGATCTCAACGCATTCGGCGCGTCGACGACCTTCCCCGGGTTCTCGCGCATGTCCATCGGGAGCTGGTTTCCGCATGA
- a CDS encoding AAA family ATPase: MTDTYCANGNEVQLFEQAFHQRLPVMLTGPTGCGKTRLVEHMGSLLGRPVVTISCHDDLTSSDLVGRFMITGGDVVWTDGPLTRAVKAGAICYLDEVVEARHDSLAILHSLTDHRRALYLDRAGEVVEAPEAFMLVCSYNPAYRSSLKELKPSFRQRFVTLPMRYLPPDREAAVIVAETGIDERTAHRLVRCATAIRTADDVFHFEPPSTRVLVTAAALIAAGAAAPEAAEACILAPLSSDGAITEGLRELAVASLGDTDDSNTAL, from the coding sequence ATGACAGACACCTACTGCGCCAACGGCAACGAGGTCCAGCTCTTCGAGCAGGCGTTCCACCAGCGACTACCTGTCATGCTGACCGGCCCGACCGGATGCGGCAAGACGCGGCTCGTCGAGCACATGGGGTCGCTGCTGGGGCGGCCGGTGGTCACCATCAGCTGTCACGACGATCTGACCAGTTCCGATCTCGTCGGTCGATTCATGATCACCGGCGGCGACGTGGTGTGGACCGACGGCCCACTCACTCGGGCGGTCAAGGCCGGAGCGATCTGCTACCTCGACGAAGTCGTTGAGGCGCGCCACGATTCGCTGGCCATCCTGCACTCGCTGACCGATCATCGACGGGCTCTGTACCTCGACCGCGCCGGTGAGGTCGTCGAGGCACCCGAGGCGTTCATGCTCGTGTGTTCGTACAACCCCGCCTACCGCAGCTCGCTCAAGGAGCTCAAACCGTCCTTCCGCCAACGGTTCGTGACCCTGCCGATGCGGTACCTGCCCCCTGATCGGGAAGCCGCGGTCATCGTCGCCGAGACCGGCATCGACGAGCGGACCGCCCATCGACTGGTGCGGTGCGCCACCGCGATCCGCACCGCTGACGACGTGTTCCACTTCGAGCCGCCGTCCACCCGGGTGCTCGTCACCGCGGCCGCGCTGATCGCCGCTGGGGCCGCCGCACCGGAGGCCGCGGAGGCATGCATCCTGGCCCCACTGTCCAGCGACGGCGCCATCACCGAAGGCCTGCGCGAACTGGCGGTGGCCAGCCTCGGCGACACCGACGACTCGAACACCGCCCTTTAG
- a CDS encoding TetR family transcriptional regulator, which translates to MAVANRPSARETRRLQTRERLLGAAIAEFKRSGMAEADVAAIVAAAGVAHGTFFFHFPTKEHVLLELERREEERIAKQLVRYAGSNGDLADILRESVRLVLGLERRLGAVLFKDFLALHFSQTRPPAEESMEHPVIIAVAEQIRLAQDVGSADEDVDAMNSAVFFLLGLYALLTTTHGWPTQAAMLDDYVIRTLRSIGVS; encoded by the coding sequence ATGGCAGTCGCGAACAGACCGTCGGCTCGTGAGACCAGGCGTCTGCAGACGCGAGAGCGGCTCTTGGGCGCGGCGATCGCCGAGTTCAAACGGTCGGGGATGGCCGAAGCCGACGTCGCCGCGATCGTGGCTGCGGCCGGAGTTGCCCACGGCACCTTCTTCTTTCACTTCCCCACCAAAGAGCATGTACTCCTGGAGCTCGAGCGGCGCGAGGAGGAGCGGATCGCCAAACAGCTTGTCCGATACGCCGGCTCTAATGGCGACCTGGCCGACATCCTGCGCGAATCGGTTCGTCTGGTTCTCGGGCTCGAGCGCCGGCTCGGCGCTGTGCTGTTCAAAGACTTTCTTGCACTGCACTTCTCGCAGACGCGACCGCCGGCGGAGGAGAGCATGGAGCATCCGGTGATCATCGCGGTCGCCGAACAGATCAGGTTGGCGCAGGACGTGGGCAGCGCCGACGAGGACGTGGATGCCATGAACAGCGCGGTGTTCTTCCTGCTCGGACTCTACGCTTTGCTGACGACCACCCACGGCTGGCCGACCCAGGCCGCGATGCTCGACGACTACGTCATCAGGACGCTGCGCAGCATCGGCGTCTCGTGA
- a CDS encoding NAD(P)H-binding protein, with translation MQVVIAGGHGKIALHLERLLTQRGDTAVGLIRNPDHAGDLEAIGAQPVVLDLEHSSVGEVIEAVRGADAVVFAAGAGPGSGAARKETVDRDAAILLADAAQAAGVGRYVMISSMGADAEAPDDTGDPVFVAYLRAKGAADDAVRSRRALSTTIVRPGRLTDDAGTGRVHIADSTGYGAIPREDVAAVLLAVLDTPATGGRTVELVGGDTPIDAAVEAMAG, from the coding sequence ATGCAGGTCGTCATCGCCGGCGGACACGGCAAGATCGCACTGCACCTCGAGCGGCTGCTGACGCAGCGCGGGGACACCGCGGTGGGCCTGATCCGCAACCCGGACCACGCCGGCGACCTCGAAGCGATCGGGGCGCAGCCCGTGGTGCTCGATCTGGAGCACTCGTCGGTGGGCGAGGTGATCGAGGCGGTGCGCGGCGCCGATGCCGTGGTGTTCGCCGCCGGCGCCGGACCGGGTAGCGGCGCGGCACGCAAGGAGACCGTCGACCGCGATGCCGCGATCCTGTTGGCCGACGCCGCCCAGGCTGCCGGTGTCGGCCGGTACGTGATGATCTCGTCGATGGGTGCGGACGCCGAGGCGCCCGACGACACCGGCGATCCGGTGTTCGTGGCGTATCTGCGGGCGAAGGGCGCCGCCGACGACGCCGTGAGGTCGCGCCGCGCACTCTCCACGACGATCGTGCGGCCCGGCCGGCTCACCGACGATGCGGGCACCGGTCGCGTGCACATCGCGGACTCCACCGGTTACGGCGCCATCCCGCGCGAAGACGTCGCCGCCGTGCTGCTCGCGGTGCTCGACACGCCGGCCACCGGTGGGCGGACGGTCGAGCTCGTCGGCGGCGACACCCCGATCGACGCGGCCGTCGAGGCGATGGCGGGCTGA
- a CDS encoding SRPBCC family protein: MAKLSVSVDVPLAPEKAWECASDLSRYKEWLSIHRVWRSPLPDTLDKGTRIDSIVEVMGMATRVNWTIVHYKPPQSMTLNGDGKGGVKVKLMGKVKPSDDGDGSTVTFDIHLGGPALFGPIGMVVAGALKSDIRESLDRFKAVFTPA; the protein is encoded by the coding sequence ATGGCCAAGCTTTCCGTCTCCGTCGATGTCCCCCTCGCGCCGGAGAAGGCGTGGGAGTGCGCCTCTGACCTGTCGCGGTACAAGGAATGGCTGTCCATCCACCGGGTGTGGCGTTCCCCGCTGCCCGACACCCTCGACAAGGGCACCCGGATCGACTCGATCGTCGAGGTGATGGGCATGGCGACGCGCGTGAACTGGACGATCGTGCACTACAAGCCGCCGCAGTCGATGACGCTCAACGGCGACGGCAAGGGCGGGGTGAAGGTCAAGCTGATGGGCAAGGTGAAGCCGTCCGACGACGGTGACGGGTCGACCGTCACGTTCGACATCCACCTCGGGGGGCCCGCGCTGTTCGGGCCGATCGGCATGGTGGTCGCCGGCGCCCTCAAGAGCGACATCCGCGAATCGCTGGACCGTTTCAAAGCCGTCTTCACCCCCGCCTGA
- a CDS encoding antitoxin, whose product MAFLDKVKNWVSKNPDKAGTAIEKAGDLFDRKTRGKYAPHVDKAQNAARDYVNKNTSNRIPPPQPPIDPQPPRQP is encoded by the coding sequence ATGGCATTCCTCGACAAGGTGAAGAACTGGGTGTCGAAGAACCCGGACAAGGCCGGCACCGCCATCGAGAAGGCCGGTGACCTCTTCGACCGGAAGACCAGGGGCAAGTACGCGCCGCACGTGGACAAGGCGCAGAACGCGGCCAGGGACTACGTGAACAAGAACACCAGCAATCGGATCCCACCGCCGCAGCCGCCGATCGATCCGCAACCGCCGAGGCAGCCCTGA
- a CDS encoding cation-translocating P-type ATPase, producing the protein MTAGPVLTAAGLTDDEVAQRVADGRTNDVPTRAARTTSEIVRANVFTRINAILGVLLVIVLSTGSVINGAFGLLIIANSAIGIIQELRAKRTLDELAIVGQAKPLVRRRSGTRSLTPSEVVLDDIIELGPGDQIVVDGEVVEETNLEVDESLLTGEADPIAKDAGDAVMSGSFVVAGSGAYRATKVGREAYAAKLAEEASKFTLVKSELRSGINQILRFITYLLVPAGLLTIYTQLFTTDTGWRRAVLAMVGALVPMVPEGLVLMTSIAFAVGVVRLGRRQCLVNELPAIEGLARVDVVCADKTGTLTENGMRLSDVETFTEAQVADVLAAMAADDSRPNASMQAIAEAYPDSPGWTATATAPFKSATKWSGVSYHGHGNWVIGAPDVLLEPGSPVAEEAERIGAQGLRVLLVGASDLPVDDPAAPGTVTPVALVVLEQRVRPDARDTLDYFASQHVSVKVISGDNAVSVGAVAGSLGLRGECMDARRLPEATGDLAEAIESHTTFGRVRPDQKRAMVHALQSRGHTVAMTGDGVNDVLALKDADIGVAMGSGSPATRAVAQIVLLDNKFATLPYVVGEGRRVIGNIERVSNLFLTKTVYSVLLAVLVGFAGLASEVFDTDPLLFPFQPIHVTIAAWFTIGIPAFILSLAPNNERAHTGFVRRVMTAALPSGLVVGAATFTSYLLAYQGRAASEVEQTQASTAALITLLVTAIWVLAVVARPYEWWRVALVAVSALAYVVIFSIPWAQELFILDPSNLRTTSMALGVGLVGAAAIEALWWAQGAVLGERRRLWRGR; encoded by the coding sequence GTGACGGCCGGTCCGGTCCTGACCGCCGCCGGGCTGACCGACGACGAGGTCGCCCAGCGCGTCGCCGACGGCAGGACCAACGACGTCCCGACCCGGGCGGCGCGGACCACGTCAGAGATCGTGCGCGCCAATGTCTTTACGCGCATCAACGCGATCCTCGGGGTGCTGCTGGTCATCGTGCTGTCGACCGGATCGGTCATCAACGGCGCGTTCGGCCTGCTGATCATCGCCAACAGCGCCATCGGCATCATCCAGGAACTGCGGGCCAAGCGGACGCTGGACGAGCTCGCGATCGTCGGCCAGGCCAAACCGTTGGTGCGCAGGCGATCCGGTACGCGATCGTTGACGCCGAGCGAGGTCGTCCTCGACGACATCATCGAACTGGGCCCCGGCGACCAGATCGTCGTCGACGGTGAGGTGGTCGAGGAGACCAACCTGGAGGTCGACGAATCCCTGCTGACCGGTGAAGCCGATCCGATCGCCAAAGACGCGGGTGATGCGGTGATGTCGGGCAGTTTCGTGGTGGCCGGTTCCGGCGCGTATCGGGCCACGAAGGTGGGGCGCGAAGCGTACGCCGCCAAACTCGCCGAGGAGGCGAGCAAGTTCACGTTGGTGAAATCCGAGCTGCGCAGCGGCATCAACCAGATCCTGCGGTTCATCACCTATCTGCTGGTGCCGGCGGGGCTGCTCACCATCTACACCCAGCTGTTCACCACCGACACCGGATGGCGGCGTGCGGTGCTGGCCATGGTCGGCGCGCTGGTGCCGATGGTGCCCGAGGGTCTGGTGCTGATGACGTCGATCGCGTTCGCCGTCGGCGTGGTGCGGTTGGGCCGACGGCAGTGCCTGGTCAACGAGCTGCCCGCGATCGAGGGGCTGGCTCGCGTCGACGTGGTGTGCGCCGACAAGACCGGCACGCTGACCGAGAACGGTATGCGGCTCAGCGACGTGGAGACGTTCACCGAGGCGCAGGTCGCCGACGTGCTGGCCGCGATGGCCGCCGACGACTCTCGGCCGAACGCGAGTATGCAGGCGATCGCGGAGGCCTACCCGGATTCACCCGGCTGGACGGCGACCGCGACCGCGCCGTTCAAATCGGCCACCAAGTGGAGCGGGGTGTCCTACCACGGACACGGCAACTGGGTGATCGGCGCGCCGGACGTGCTGCTGGAGCCGGGGTCACCGGTCGCCGAAGAGGCCGAGCGGATCGGCGCGCAGGGGCTGCGCGTCCTGCTCGTGGGGGCCTCGGACCTGCCGGTCGACGACCCGGCCGCGCCCGGCACCGTGACCCCCGTCGCGCTCGTCGTCCTCGAACAGCGGGTGCGGCCCGACGCCCGCGACACCCTGGACTACTTCGCCTCACAACATGTTTCGGTCAAGGTCATCTCGGGCGACAACGCGGTGTCGGTGGGCGCGGTCGCGGGTTCGCTGGGGTTGCGCGGCGAATGCATGGACGCCAGGCGCCTGCCGGAGGCGACGGGAGACCTCGCCGAGGCCATCGAATCGCACACCACCTTCGGCCGCGTCCGCCCCGACCAGAAACGGGCGATGGTGCATGCGCTGCAGTCGCGCGGGCACACCGTGGCGATGACCGGCGACGGGGTCAACGACGTCCTGGCGCTCAAGGACGCCGACATCGGCGTGGCAATGGGTTCGGGCAGCCCCGCCACGCGCGCGGTCGCCCAGATCGTGCTGCTGGACAACAAGTTCGCCACCCTGCCGTACGTGGTCGGTGAAGGCCGCCGGGTGATCGGCAACATCGAGCGGGTCTCGAACCTTTTCCTCACCAAGACCGTCTACTCGGTGCTGCTCGCGGTGCTGGTCGGATTCGCCGGGTTGGCGTCCGAGGTGTTCGACACCGATCCGCTGCTGTTCCCGTTTCAGCCGATTCACGTGACGATCGCGGCCTGGTTCACCATCGGCATCCCGGCCTTCATCCTGTCGCTGGCGCCCAACAACGAGCGGGCGCACACCGGGTTCGTGCGCCGGGTGATGACCGCGGCGCTGCCGTCGGGTCTGGTGGTGGGTGCCGCGACGTTCACGTCGTACCTGCTGGCGTATCAGGGCCGAGCCGCCAGCGAGGTCGAGCAGACGCAGGCCTCGACGGCGGCGCTGATCACGTTGCTGGTGACGGCGATCTGGGTGCTGGCGGTGGTGGCCCGGCCGTACGAGTGGTGGCGGGTGGCGCTGGTGGCGGTGTCCGCGCTGGCGTACGTGGTGATCTTCTCGATTCCGTGGGCTCAGGAGTTGTTCATCCTCGACCCGTCGAATCTGAGGACGACGTCTATGGCTCTTGGCGTCGGCCTGGTTGGCGCGGCGGCGATCGAGGCGCTGTGGTGGGCGCAGGGAGCGGTGCTCGGCGAGCGTCGCCGGTTGTGGCGCGGTCGCTAA
- a CDS encoding serine hydrolase, translating to MHAVNRRLLPFVALAAVLTLVAACDSAPTEAPPSAQPSPANPRSDVPPPLVPAMALPDDAVAKAVDKLDGMARELLDRTGIPGMAVAVVHGGKTVYAKGFGVTDVRTGAEADPDTVFQLASLSKPLGATVVAHQVTQGAIGWDTPVVSELPWFALSDPAVTQMVTVGDLYAHRSGLPDHAGDLLEELGYDRRAILERLRQLPLAPFRDSYAYTNFGLTAAAEAVATAAGTPWETLSEDVLYRPLGMTSTSSRFADFEKRPDRAVGHIHVDGRYEPTYVRNPDPQSPAGGVSSSVNDLAKWLAMVLADGKAGGEQILSADALLPAVTPQSVSSPAGEPAMRTGFYGFGFNVSTTSAARVEFSHSGAFELGAGSNALFLPSADVAIVALTNATPAGVPETLTAQFADLVQFGEVRQDWFGLYNQAFVAMEKPLGSLAGEQAPANPAPSAPPASLAGVYNNDFWGPARVTEAGDSLGLQLGPRGDVWPLKHWDGNVFTFSFVSENSPPGSVSKATFDGNRLTLEYFDDEHNGVFVK from the coding sequence GTGCACGCTGTGAACCGCCGACTCCTGCCGTTCGTCGCCCTCGCCGCCGTGCTCACGCTCGTCGCGGCGTGCGACTCCGCGCCGACCGAGGCGCCGCCGTCGGCGCAGCCGTCGCCGGCGAATCCGCGGTCCGACGTGCCGCCGCCGCTGGTGCCCGCGATGGCGCTGCCGGACGACGCCGTCGCCAAAGCCGTCGACAAGCTCGACGGGATGGCCCGGGAGTTGCTGGACCGGACGGGGATCCCCGGTATGGCGGTGGCCGTCGTCCACGGCGGAAAGACGGTGTACGCCAAGGGCTTCGGAGTCACCGACGTGCGCACCGGCGCCGAGGCGGACCCGGACACGGTGTTCCAGCTCGCGTCGCTGTCCAAACCGCTGGGCGCGACCGTCGTCGCCCACCAGGTCACCCAGGGCGCGATCGGGTGGGACACCCCTGTGGTGTCGGAGCTGCCGTGGTTCGCGCTGTCGGACCCCGCGGTCACCCAGATGGTCACGGTCGGCGATCTGTACGCACACCGGTCCGGCCTGCCCGACCACGCCGGTGACCTCCTCGAGGAACTGGGGTACGACCGCCGCGCGATCCTGGAGCGGCTGCGGCAACTGCCGCTGGCGCCGTTCCGTGACTCGTATGCCTACACCAACTTCGGCCTCACCGCCGCTGCGGAGGCGGTCGCCACCGCGGCGGGCACACCGTGGGAGACGCTCAGCGAGGACGTGCTGTACCGGCCGCTCGGGATGACGTCGACCAGTTCGCGGTTCGCCGACTTCGAGAAGCGCCCCGATCGGGCGGTGGGCCACATCCACGTCGACGGCCGCTACGAGCCGACCTACGTTCGCAACCCCGATCCGCAGAGCCCGGCGGGTGGGGTGAGCTCGTCGGTGAACGACCTGGCCAAGTGGCTGGCCATGGTGCTCGCCGACGGCAAGGCGGGCGGTGAGCAGATCCTGTCGGCCGATGCGCTGCTCCCGGCGGTCACACCGCAGAGCGTGTCGAGTCCGGCCGGTGAACCGGCGATGCGCACCGGTTTCTACGGATTCGGCTTCAACGTCAGCACCACGTCCGCGGCGCGCGTCGAGTTCAGCCATTCGGGTGCCTTCGAGCTCGGCGCCGGGTCGAACGCGCTGTTCCTCCCGTCCGCGGATGTCGCGATCGTCGCGCTGACCAATGCGACCCCGGCGGGTGTCCCCGAAACGCTGACCGCCCAGTTCGCCGACCTGGTGCAGTTCGGCGAGGTGCGGCAGGACTGGTTCGGCCTCTACAACCAGGCGTTCGTGGCGATGGAGAAACCGCTCGGGTCGCTGGCCGGCGAGCAGGCCCCGGCGAACCCGGCGCCGTCCGCGCCGCCCGCCTCGCTGGCCGGGGTGTACAACAACGACTTCTGGGGTCCGGCCCGGGTCACCGAGGCGGGCGACTCGCTCGGGCTGCAGCTCGGTCCGCGCGGTGACGTCTGGCCGCTGAAGCACTGGGACGGCAACGTCTTCACGTTCAGCTTCGTCTCCGAGAACTCGCCGCCGGGATCGGTGTCCAAGGCCACGTTCGACGGAAACCGCCTGACGCTGGAGTATTTCGACGACGAGCACAACGGAGTGTTCGTCAAGTGA